A portion of the Microbulbifer agarilyticus genome contains these proteins:
- the mgtE gene encoding magnesium transporter — protein sequence MVNPTTNTDFTFRAQKQLGELYAALDSGTGREVQQMLASLSPQSIAQLLESSPPHIRQVLWKLIDQDVEGEVLQELPDEVQSQILSTMDTKEMVTIMEGLNADDVADILQQLPERVMAEVLSAMSESDRKRVESVLAYDEETAGGLMDTEIVSVRPNLTLDVVLRYLRRHDQLPESTDNLFVVTRKDRFIGLLPLTKLLTTDPSVTVREVMVTDVDPIPADMPDDEVARLFTKYDWVTAPVVDEHKRLLGRITIDDVVDVIREDADHSLMSLAGLDEEEDTFATVARTAPRRAIWLGVNLLTALLASWVINLFQGTIDKVVALAVLMPIVASMGGVAGSQTLTVVIRGMALGQIGKSNLGWLLSRELASGALNAILWSTVLGAITALWFGDHRIAWIIIAAMVINLITAALAGAILPVTLRAMRIDPALAGGVALTTVTDVVGFMSFLGLATLYFA from the coding sequence GGGAAGTACAGCAGATGCTGGCATCCCTGTCGCCGCAGAGTATTGCCCAACTGCTGGAAAGTTCGCCCCCGCACATTCGCCAGGTCCTGTGGAAACTCATCGACCAGGACGTGGAAGGGGAAGTCCTGCAAGAGCTCCCCGACGAGGTACAAAGCCAGATTCTTTCCACCATGGATACCAAGGAAATGGTAACCATCATGGAGGGGCTGAATGCGGATGACGTCGCCGATATTCTGCAGCAGCTGCCGGAGCGGGTGATGGCAGAGGTGCTCTCGGCGATGAGCGAGAGCGACCGCAAGCGTGTGGAAAGCGTCCTCGCCTACGACGAGGAAACGGCCGGCGGCCTGATGGACACGGAGATCGTGTCCGTGCGCCCCAACCTTACCCTCGACGTGGTTTTGCGCTATCTGCGCCGGCACGACCAACTCCCCGAGTCCACCGACAACCTGTTTGTGGTAACCCGCAAAGACCGCTTTATCGGCCTGCTGCCACTGACCAAGCTGTTAACCACCGATCCGTCCGTCACCGTGCGCGAAGTTATGGTGACCGATGTGGACCCGATTCCCGCAGATATGCCCGACGATGAAGTGGCGCGGCTGTTTACCAAATACGACTGGGTAACCGCGCCAGTGGTGGATGAACACAAGCGCCTGCTCGGGCGCATCACCATCGATGACGTGGTGGATGTGATCCGCGAAGATGCAGACCACTCGCTGATGAGCCTCGCTGGTCTCGACGAAGAAGAAGACACCTTCGCCACCGTCGCCCGCACCGCCCCCCGCCGCGCCATCTGGCTCGGTGTCAATCTGCTCACAGCGCTGCTGGCGTCCTGGGTCATCAACCTGTTTCAGGGCACCATCGACAAGGTGGTGGCCCTGGCGGTGCTGATGCCCATTGTCGCCAGTATGGGGGGGGTTGCCGGCAGCCAGACGCTTACGGTGGTGATCCGCGGCATGGCCCTCGGCCAGATAGGCAAAAGCAACCTGGGATGGCTATTGTCTAGGGAGCTGGCCAGCGGGGCGCTGAATGCCATCTTGTGGTCCACAGTCCTCGGCGCCATCACTGCGCTGTGGTTTGGGGATCACCGCATTGCCTGGATTATTATTGCCGCCATGGTCATCAACCTGATTACCGCCGCCCTCGCCGGCGCTATCTTGCCGGTGACGCTCCGCGCCATGCGCATAGACCCGGCGCTAGCCGGCGGTGTGGCACTGACCACGGTGACCGATGTGGTAGGATTCATGTCCTTCCTCGGTCTCGCTACCTTGTATTTCGCCTGA